The DNA segment GGGAATTGAAACCAGATTGGTAACTTTTAGCAGCCAGTTGAGTGGATGCAATCGCATGAAATGATGCAATGCGCTTTCTGCAACAGCTGCTAGCACTCTCCTCACCTTGATCTACAGCCTGAAGGAGGCTGGAAACCATGTCAGACAACGCGAAATATGTCACCTTGACCGAAGACAACTTTGAAACCGAAGTCCTCGCCAGTTCAGTTCCAGTTGTGGTAGATTTCTGGGCAGCTTGGTGTGGCCCTTGTCGGATGCTCAACCCATTGGTTGCAGAATTAGCTGCCAATTTTGAAGGAAGTGCCAAGGTTGGCAAGCTGAATATTGACAACTATGGACACATCGCTACGCAATACAACATCCAAGCCGTGCCAACGCTTCTGTTCTTTAAAGATGGAGTGGTGGTGGATCGAGCTACTGGCGTAACTTCTGTGGAAGTGCTTGCTGACAAACTTCAGGCTTTACTTCCACAGAACAATGTAACCACAAAGTCAGTGGGATAAACAAACTGGACAGTTTGTTTCTGGTACGGGTAACTCTTATCCGCACCGCTCATATACTAGCTAGCGTTCCTGATGTCTGCGTTGTGCAATCAAAAAGTGTAATGTCGTTCCAATGGAGATTAAGTCAATGAGCGAGAGTATCAATCTTTTCTCACCTGTTCAGCTAGGTTCCTTAGAACTTCCCAATCGAATCGTGATGGCTCCCTTAACCCGGATGCGTGCGGGAGCGGGAAATGTTCCTAGAGCCATGAATGTGACTTATTATGCACAACGGGCATCGGCGGGGTTAATTATCGCAGAAGCCACTCAAGTATCGCCTCAAGGACAAGGATATGCGAATACCCCAGGCATTCACTCAGCAGAACAAGTGGCAGGATGGCGGCTGGTAACAGATGCAGTTCATGCTCATGGCGGGCGGATTTTCTTACAACTGTGGCACGTTGGGCGGATTTCTCATCCATCACTGCAACCAGGAGGAGAACTGCCAGTAGCGCCCAGCGCGATCGCACCCGAAGGTGACGCACTAACTAATGAAGGGCCAAAACCTTTCGTCACACCTCGCGCCTTAGAAACAGAAGAAATTCCCGGAATCGTCGAACAATACCGCAAAGGGGCAGAAAATGCCTTAGCTGCTGGATTTGACGGGGTTGAAATTCATAGTGCTAACGGTTATCTACTTGACCAGTTTCTGGAGGATGGAACAAACAAACGCACCGACCAATATGGCGGTTCAATTGAGAACCGCGCCCGACTTTTGATGGAAGTCACTGAAGCGGTTGTCAATGTTTGGGGCGGACAACGGGTAGGAATTCGCCTCTCCCCAAGCGGTACATATAATAGTATGTCCGACTCAAATCCATCTGCTTTGTTCAGTTATGTAGCTGATTCGCTCAACCGTTTTAACCTCGCTTATCTCCACATCGTTGAGCCAAGAACCGATGGCAATACTAGCCTCGATAACTCTACAGGAGGCTTATTTACCGAATACTTCCGTCCTATCTTTAAAGGTACTTTAATCGCAGCAGGAGGATATGACCGTGACTTAGGGAATGCTGTTTTGGCTTCTGGCAATGCAGATTTGGTTGCTTATGGCAGGCTGTATATCGCCAATCCAGATTTACCAGAACGTTTTGCACTCAATGCTTCCCTAAATAAGCCAGATCGCTCTACCTTTTATGGTGGCGATGAGAAGGGCTATATCGACTATCCAAGCCTTGAATTACAAACGGCTTGAGTTAATTTATTTCCTCACAGAGAACCTCTTCCACAACTCCTCCTCCAAAGAGCGTGTACACACAAGTGACTTGTTTTACTCCTCCTCTTCCCTATGCAGGAATTGAGGGGCATATTC comes from the Coleofasciculus sp. FACHB-1120 genome and includes:
- the trxA gene encoding thioredoxin; the encoded protein is MSDNAKYVTLTEDNFETEVLASSVPVVVDFWAAWCGPCRMLNPLVAELAANFEGSAKVGKLNIDNYGHIATQYNIQAVPTLLFFKDGVVVDRATGVTSVEVLADKLQALLPQNNVTTKSVG
- a CDS encoding alkene reductase → MSESINLFSPVQLGSLELPNRIVMAPLTRMRAGAGNVPRAMNVTYYAQRASAGLIIAEATQVSPQGQGYANTPGIHSAEQVAGWRLVTDAVHAHGGRIFLQLWHVGRISHPSLQPGGELPVAPSAIAPEGDALTNEGPKPFVTPRALETEEIPGIVEQYRKGAENALAAGFDGVEIHSANGYLLDQFLEDGTNKRTDQYGGSIENRARLLMEVTEAVVNVWGGQRVGIRLSPSGTYNSMSDSNPSALFSYVADSLNRFNLAYLHIVEPRTDGNTSLDNSTGGLFTEYFRPIFKGTLIAAGGYDRDLGNAVLASGNADLVAYGRLYIANPDLPERFALNASLNKPDRSTFYGGDEKGYIDYPSLELQTA